A window of Benincasa hispida cultivar B227 chromosome 9, ASM972705v1, whole genome shotgun sequence genomic DNA:
CTCCTTCCTCTCTTTTGTTCTCTCTCCTCCCTCTCCATTCTAATCTCTCTCTCGTTGTTTCTTCATCAACGAGAAACTTCCAGAATTCTAAAAGGTTACATCGCTCTTTACAATCACACCCAGATTTTTTAGATATTTCCAACATGCTTGTTACTCACTTAGGAAATCCCAACGAAACAGAGGTACTATTTCCAAAATTCTAAAAGGCTACATTGCTCTTAGCACCACCATTTTCACCGATCTCTGTTACattcttttctctaataatcccTCTTCTTTTCTCGCCCTCGTCCCCTTCATCGTTTTTCTCGCTGCTATTCTCTTCCTTTGTGAAAGCCCTTGCTCCACTAAAATGAAACAGAGTACTCTAGAGAACTCCAGATGCTTCTAGGTACTCAATGTCGTTTCTCAGAACTAGAATATAATTAGTATATTttagttaatatttaatttagttattaatttagattaCTTAGTTAATTGTCtcattttcttgtaagtataaATAGCTAATTTAGGGTTTATAATAGGGAGCTTTTGAttatctttgaaataaaacattgtTTTTAGAGAGTCTTCTCTCCTCTTTAGGGATGGACTTCCCTTGCTTGACCACAGATTTAACTTAATACCTCAACCCGCTGCATCAGTTTCCGTCACTGTCTCCGTCATTCTCTTAGCCTTCGAATCGATCCCAAATCCCAACTCATTCTTATTGAGAATTTCTCCACCGTGTTGCTGACTTTGCTCGCTTAACTTATGGTAATCCCACTCCACTAGTTTCTCAAAACCAAAGCTCGGTTTGGTCAGGTTGCAGAGGCATTGCTCGTGGAAGAGGGTGCAACAGAGGGGTGGCGGTGGTCGAAGAAGATCACACGATTGTTGACGTAATGTAGACggtcaaattttttatttatgaaggGAATTGGTAGTGATGAACAATATCAGACATATTGGATTGGCTCTTAGATGCATCGACACAATCTTCATATCACTGATGAGCATTTGGGGTTTCTTGGCCGAATTTTATTAGGACCAATGTTGAAGGATTTCATCAAATGTCAATTTTGAGATGagaaagaagatgatgaagatggaggagagagaatgagagaaaaggaagaaaccaccaaaatcaacaattaaaaattaatttaataaaagggGTTGATAGCAAtcattaaaaaattcataaggGGATAATTGATCAAACCGAAAGTTCACGCCTGTGACGGAAACCAATTCCATAATTTATGGgtgatttttgcaattttcTCCAAACTAAATTagtatgaaattaaaattatataggccgaaatgatattttaataaaagcttggttatattaattaaaatttcatttataattgtttcaataaatcttaaatttttataaataaatccaTTAAGAATTTTTTGGTTGATAATTTACGCCTATTTTTATTTGATAGTCATAATGACCCTCATGATAGGTGGGATGAATTGTAaacttacaaaaataaaaattactctCCTCCCTTGTTTTCTTAAttactataaattttcttttcaacaactttGGCATTTATCTTCCAGTTCCACCCAATAAAATTTCAACTTCTTATAATAGCTGTCCAACcacatttttcaaatgaattggACATATTTTTTCTAGGAACAGAATCAATTCTTTTTAGTAGtatagaataaaaaagaaagaacacaTTTATAAAATCACAAATCACAATATCATCCACCTATAAAAGTGATATTCTAACATGATCATATAAGGTAAATTGATTTTTCAAACATAAAAAGCTAGATTGTAATTAAACAACTGAATTATCATTtcgaaaacaaaaagaaaaatttgttaTATGCATAGTATcacaaaatatcataaaatacaTAATCTTATATACATAAGAGAATTTGAATCTTACGATTTCATATTGTCTCCTTAAGATAGTTTTACTCATCCTAATGCCTACGTTTCATGAGTAATTGTCTCCTATGAATTTATGATAGAAtagattatctttttttttttattatgtaagTAGCACTTCATCCATAAGATCAAACGAactaggttaaattataaaaatgttCCTGAACTTTAcactttgtgtcaaaaatatcgttaaagtttcaaaaatttcaaaaatacccttaaacttttaaaaaaaagttcaaacaaTACCCTTACtattagttttggatggaaaccattaaagttttgtttaaaaaatatccctGAATTTTCAAaacgtttcaaaaatacccttaacttaataaaagttcaaaaacacCTTCACTATTAGTATTGAACAAAAATCATTAATTCTCGTGAcaaaaatgactttaaaaataaaaaaaaaataaaaaaatgctcCTACTTATACACTTGgttgaagttttcttaagttcgaaaaaactaatttaaaaataaattatatacatATCCTCACTTTTTTCTTATAGGTAAtctcatatttttcttaattttccaattcttaGCTTACACCAAtgttctcaacaaccaaaataaaaacaaatattttaagttaaaacataaaataccacaaaatttcacaaaattccaaaatcaaaatctcctcTTAAAACATACCGAAACGATAaatagttaaataaaaaaagtatttgacTATTTATGATACATATAGGCACtctcatatttttcttaatttttcaattcttagcttacactagttttctcaacaaccaaaacatACCAAAACGTTGCGACGCTGAAGGCTCCCTCATGAAGCGTTGGAGAGCAGGAGTGCCTCTTCATGCACGAGTATCAAATGAAGAGCGATGTGGTGCCGTAGGGTAGGACTGTAACGCTTGCCTAGCAAACTGTCTCTATGAATGACGTGGGACACAAGTGTTCATAGTACTTGCACAACGTCGTACCTCCCCTTACTCGATTTCACCGTTTTGCCTCCCCATTGCTTGCTAATTGCTCAATTTAAGCCCAAATTACATTTGAAACGTCCAGACAACTTCTTTTGCTCGATAACCTATCtaggaactaaaataaatattaaattactaaGAACTAACATGATTTAGGCTgatactttttttatttgactatttatcgtTTTGGTATGTTTCAAGAGGATATTTTGATTTcgaaattttgtgaaattttgtagtattttatgttttaacttaaaattttggtttttcttttggttgttgaaaaattttgtataagctaagaattgaaaaattaagagaaatgtGAAAGTAGTTATATGAACAAAATgaggatatctatataattcattttaaaattgattctttcaaattttaaaaaacttcaaacaaattgatcagttggaacattttttatttttttttaatttttaaagtcatttttgTCACGAGGAATTAACGATTTTTGTTCAAATACTGACGGCCGAGGTACTTTTGAACTTTTGTTaaggtatttttgaaagttttgaaagttaaaggacatttttgaaacaaaacttaaatggtttccatccaaaactaacaagggtattttttgaacttttttttttaaagtttaagagtattttgaaatttttgaaactTCAATCACATTTTTGATACAAAGTGTAAAGTTCagggacatttttttttcttttataattctCACTAAATATAAACcgaatttcaacaaatttataaaaaaaaaaattagagaagaaAAGTACTCGTGAAAACATTCAAAtacaaattggagaaaatatatatttatatattaattaatgacAATTTAAATAGTAGTGTCTTTTCTTGGATTTGATTATTTGTGAAAAGACATACATTGATGAAACAATATAACTCATAAACCACACGTATAGTCAAGCCTAAAATTATACATTCCCATCGGAAAGTTGGAATGCTATCAACCAAAATTCAATTGTATAGAAtgttccttttttattttagaattcaaccaaatcttaaaaaaaaaaaaaaaaaaaaaaaaaaaatccacgtGGCACATATATCAATCAAACGTTATCCAAAGCGGTTCATCAAACTCTCCTTTCAACTTCTCACCAACTACCTCATCTTTCAAACTCAACCCATAAAGCGCCAGCTCACTCCCATAATACCACGTAGGAGTCCCGTTTTCATATCCATTCCACGTCAGCCTCCTCAACCCGGTTCCATCCAATCTCACCACAAACAAATCGCCATAAGGCTGAAACTGATTGGGGAAAGACACTGGCTCCGCTGTCACCCCACTCAAATTCGCCGTAAATAAAAGCCATTCCCCGTCCCTACTAAAACACACGTGGTTAATCCTCTCTCTACCCACGTCACTAGACCCTTCCGGTCCAGCAACGTGTACTCTCCTCAACCCCGAACCGTCGGGTCTAATGACGTAAATACTAAATGCTTCGGTGTTTTTTGGATTATGCATGTTTGAAGAAAATACTATGAGATCTCCCGTCGGCGACCAACTTGGCATCGTGTCGATCCACGGTCCGTCGGTCAACCGTCGTAATTCGCCGTCAAACTCGCCGTTCACGGCGTCGATGATGTAAAGATTCTTGTGTCCCGACCGACCGGATCGGAAGACCAGAAACTTACCATCCGGCGAGCACGCCGGAAAGGCGTTGTTTCCGGTGTCGTCTTTTGTGAGAATCTTCACTTCACTGGCAACTTCATCACCATCACCACTGTTGAGATCATCAGAGTTGATCGTGATCCGAGCAATCTGAACCGTCACTGTTACCTCCCCGAAAATGGGCCCTAACGAAGTGTAAATCACGTTTTTTTCCGATGGGCTCCACGAATTGTAAAAAGCGGTTCGATCTTTTAAAACGGTCCAACATTTTGAACCGTCcgatttgatgatttgtaaTCCGTTGAAATTGGGATTAAACGCGATTAAATCGCCGTCGGGTGACGGCGTTGGGAACGAGCCGTTTATTCGGATCATACGGAGTTCTTTAATTGGGGAAATTACCGGGTCGAGATATGGAATTGTTAACTCGCTCTGAGCTGACTCGCCGCGGAATCGGTGGTACCCGATGGAATTGGAATCGGGCGAGATAAATGGGTTGTAATGATGGAAATCGGGATTCAATTTCTGGGTAATTGGGATGAATTCGTCCGATTCGGAATTGAAAATTTCGATGTGTCGGAATTTACTGTCGGCTCTTCGTGTAGCAACGGCAAGTCGTTTGCTGTCGTTCAGGGCAGCCGGAGTGAAGCAATGGAGACCCGCCGGAGTGACCCTGATCGGAACCGGGGAAACAGAGGAAACGGAGGAATCGAGTTTTTCAGGAATCTCCACTTTGAAAATGCTCCACCACCCATCGTCGGCCTTCCGGTGGAAGAAGACAGTGGAGTCACCGGACCACGACGGCCATCCACCCCGACCGGCAACCACAACCCGACGATTTGGGTCAGAAGATTTAAAAACAACAATTGCTGTGTGGAGTTCGTGAAATTCGCCGCCCCAAGAACGAGATTCATAAGAAGCAACCGCCACAAACTTCCCACTTTTTGAAACCGCCGGACTGAAATCGACGGAGCCAGGAGGAGTCAGCCGGGTAATCGAATCGCCACCGTCCAACGAAGTGGAATACAGAGCAGACCAGCTCGTGAAGGGCTTTTGGGGGTTTTCATGAGCAGAGATGAAAAAGAGTCGATCATTTCTGACGATGGGTCGGTCGTGAAAGAAGCTTCCGGGGGCGGAAGGGAGCAATTTAGGGGCGGAATTAGGGGAATCGGAGAGGTAAATTCGAGAGGAGCCGGAGCGTTCAGAGATGAAGACGACGGAAAGTTGGTTATCTAGAAATTGAGCGTTAAAATTGACGGAGATTCCATCGGTGAGGCGGTGTTCGGTGGTGGGAGAATTGAGTGGAACAGAGAAGATATCGAAGCCGTATTGTTGGAGGCCGATGGTGGTGAAGAGGACGGCGCCGGTGGGGTTATCCATTTAGGGAAGTGGCGAAAGTGAAGAGCGAGTGATGGAGAAAGGAGAGAGATTAGGTTTAAATTAATGGTGGAGTGAAATTGGGAAGTGGAATCTTACGTAAGAGATGAGAAAATGGATTTGGATTTTTGCtgttttcattgagaaaaatctTATTAAAATCTTTCTTGGCCGACAAGCAGAAACGTTCGAGTGTGGAACTTGAACACCAATCGATACTCAAACAAAATGTcgaagaataaaataagagtagCTCTACAGCACTCGCTTTGCATGCGAGAGGAATAGGATTCGGATTCGATACCCTACATCTCTATTTTTTGTGTATATCTTATGTCTATATAACTCTTCAATTGCACAGATTTAGGAACTTTGAATTCGTTCGTGGATTTTAAAAAGTGCCTAAAATTGTGTACCATAGAttcttgaaatttttaattCAGTATCTTAATAAATTcttgatatttcttttttaatttacatataatctaaatatataattaaaatagagTTTCATTcagaataaaatttaatttgatattgaaagatcaattatcaatttaaattttttatgtcATTATCccttaaatacaaaattgaaagtttaaaaacttAGAAGGGTATCTAAAGTTCATGGAcattttacataattttaaaaGCTAAGAGAAGAGACTAAATAAATGGAAATATAAAAGTTTAAGTTTCTTACTTTGTCATCAAATTTTACtattgttttttcaaaatttgaaaactagaaaaactagtttttaaaatttagctaaAAAGACAAATCTAAAAAATCAAAGATCAAAGACAAAATGGTTGCCAAAAGGAAGgtccattttttttagttctcagttttttaaaacattagtaaaaagtagacaagaatacaagaaatttaaaatttaaaagtgaaagtggtgtttataggcttaaattttaaaaactaaaaaccaaaatccAAATAGTTAGACAAAGCCGAAACTAAACATACATTTGTTATTTACTATTGTCAAATTTTAGAACTAAATGTGTACCTAACTTGAAGATTCAAATTGAGATGTCACAATCTGAAAACAACCAAACACATTTTAAgaaaccaagaaaaaaaaaaaatgtgatctCTTACGTCATCACATCCTTGGTTTTCAAAGCTTGTTTTTGAACCACAACCAAATAGGCAAAACTGTTCAAGAGTAAATGTTAATCCACTTATTCTCATCACAATAAaccattaaaatttcaattatacAGCATCTAAGTAGCACAAAAATTTCTGCATTTAGCAATCAGTAAATGGTTTTCAGGGGAAATGGTAGATGGGACATACTTAACAAGCTGACTTTCCAACCCATATTCCTTCAGCCACATTAGTCTTCCCATATCAATAATCTCCTTGCACATAAATCCCAGGACTGCCCTTTCCACTGTATTCATATCTTTTACAATGTCGTCTACCGTGCTTCCATTCATTTGATCGCCTTCATTTTCACTGCAATGATACAAGAATTCAGTAAAACCTACGTAAAATGCCCATCATCCATCAGGAGGTTGCAATATGAAcagaaaaagtaaaatttgtGTACACATCGCATGATAGAGGATACCTATATTGAAGATATGTTTTCGAGTCAGAAACGTCTGAAATATCTTCACTGTGACTAGCATCCACTGCCCAACTAGTGAACCATGTAATAGCAAGAAATTCTTCTTTTGTGATTCCCAGTTCTAATAAATACCTCTTATCTGCAGGGAAGATCATTTTTAAACAACTACTGAGCACTGGGAACTGCTTTTGtctaaagttaaaaaaaagaaaagaaaaaagctaCCTCATCTTTTTTCAGTATAACAATTGCGGATAAGGGGATTCGAACTACAGACCTCGTGGTTACTAGTACACTCGAATGCCAATTGAGCTAAGCTCTTGCTTCAAAAAGCTACCTCATTTGAAGCATATATTCGCAAGATGTAAAAGGATTGCTTACTTGTGTAATGCTTCCATTGACAAAGGTGATGACAACATGTTGCTATCGCCAAACCACTCAACTTTGGCTTATCTCTGCACTGTTCGGTATCAGCAAGATAAGATTGTTTGGTAAGGCAACATCTCAGAGCCAAATCTATGAAATCAAATGGGTAGAAATTAAGACATCTTTACTTTGGGTAAGAACTATAGTTTACAATACATTCATTGCTATAATTCACAACCTGTTGCAGGCCCGCAGAGATGTTTACCAATTGCTAAGTAAGAATTATGCCTCAGAGCTTCAACAGCATTCAAGTTTAGATCTTCAACTGAAAGAAATAATTTAACCATACTTGCGTCATCAAGATAAAGAATCAGATGGAATTAACACGACAGAACTTAATCATGCTGCACTTAGGACACAATAAACAATTTCGGTACGCAAGTATATGATTATACTGTATTTCTCTAGCCTGTTAAAAgacagtttttgaaaaaaaacattaacaaAGTTTGCAAAAACTTACTGTCAATTCTCAAACGCTCTAAAATTAAGCTCTCTTTCTGTCGCAGTGATCGATCAGCCTAGTAATTGCATTgcataacaaaaaaaacataaatttacaaTGATGTAAAGCTAAATGAAGTTTCATATTGCCAAAATTTAACTGATCAAATTGCTAAAAATCTAGACGTACATAAGGGTGAAATCTTGAATTTTAACCTTCAGTTTGTACGATTTCCTCTCAACTAGAAACACCCTTTTGATACCATAACAATCGGCAAGCATTTGAGTTAAGTAGCCTCTTCCTGCTCCAAACTCAACCACAGCGGGGACGACATTAGCTTTATTGCCATCTGATCGCTCACCCTCACATTGTTCACCTCCATCATAATTCCTCAGCATTCCAAATTCCTCCATGTTTCCGAGAATTGAAGCCTGCTGCAGAACATGTTTCTCTTGAAATGGAATTTTCCTTCCCAAAAGAAAACAGAGCATATTTTAGAAAACCCATTAAGTCCCATGAAAGCCATTAATTGCTAACAACACAATTACCTATCTATTTCCCCTTTAATCCACATATTGCAAGCTTCCTTTATTTTATAAGAGTCTTGAATATCCTTGCATATCAGATCATGAAGAGCTCTAATCTTTCCAAGAAGGCGATGAAATTGGGGTCCAGACATACCATAAACGATATTCCTCTTCATTTCAGAGGAAATGCAATCTGATAAACCCGAATCCGATTCTTCCGACGACAACAAATCCTCTTCCCCAGCATTGATGCCCTTTTGATAGAACGGTTGGACAGCTAAGGATTGAGTTTGTTTCAATAATGGACACCTCTTTACATGCCCTTCAAGATTTTCTCGAAGCACAAAGCTAGAGAAGTGAATATAGAGAACATAAAGGCTAAGAATTGTTACCAAATTGGAAGCTATATACCAGAGTTGACGAACACTTAAGTACACAGATGAGAAAGAAAGATTAAACTTACTGAGAGGGGTCTACAGGACATGGAACCATTTCTCCATCAGCTCTGGAGCTGTGATTGCCAC
This region includes:
- the LOC120085198 gene encoding tRNA:m(4)X modification enzyme TRM13 homolog isoform X2, coding for MASRCQFWLPKKNRFCAVAPINDSKFCGNHSSRADGEMVPCPVDPSHFVLRENLEGHVKRCPLLKQTQSLAVQPFYQKGINAGEEDLLSSEESDSGLSDCISSEMKRNIVYGMSGPQFHRLLGKIRALHDLICKDIQDSYKIKEACNMWIKGEIDRKIPFQEKHVLQQASILGNMEEFGMLRNYDGGEQCEGERSDGNKANVVPAVVEFGAGRGYLTQMLADCYGIKRVFLVERKSYKLKADRSLRQKESLILERLRIDIEDLNLNAVEALRHNSYLAIGKHLCGPATDLALRCCLTKQSYLADTEQCRDKPKLSGLAIATCCHHLCQWKHYTNKRYLLELGITKEEFLAITWFTSWAVDASHSEDISDVSDSKTYLQYSENEGDQMNGSTVDDIVKDMNTVERAVLGFMCKEIIDMGRLMWLKEYGLESQLVKYVPSTISPENHLLIAKCRNFCAT
- the LOC120085198 gene encoding tRNA:m(4)X modification enzyme TRM13 homolog isoform X1, producing MASRCQFWLPKKNRFCAVAPINDSKFCGNHSSRADGEMVPCPVDPSHLYVLYIHFSSFVLRENLEGHVKRCPLLKQTQSLAVQPFYQKGINAGEEDLLSSEESDSGLSDCISSEMKRNIVYGMSGPQFHRLLGKIRALHDLICKDIQDSYKIKEACNMWIKGEIDRKIPFQEKHVLQQASILGNMEEFGMLRNYDGGEQCEGERSDGNKANVVPAVVEFGAGRGYLTQMLADCYGIKRVFLVERKSYKLKADRSLRQKESLILERLRIDIEDLNLNAVEALRHNSYLAIGKHLCGPATDLALRCCLTKQSYLADTEQCRDKPKLSGLAIATCCHHLCQWKHYTNKRYLLELGITKEEFLAITWFTSWAVDASHSEDISDVSDSKTYLQYSENEGDQMNGSTVDDIVKDMNTVERAVLGFMCKEIIDMGRLMWLKEYGLESQLVKYVPSTISPENHLLIAKCRNFCAT
- the LOC120086912 gene encoding uncharacterized protein LOC120086912 codes for the protein MDNPTGAVLFTTIGLQQYGFDIFSVPLNSPTTEHRLTDGISVNFNAQFLDNQLSVVFISERSGSSRIYLSDSPNSAPKLLPSAPGSFFHDRPIVRNDRLFFISAHENPQKPFTSWSALYSTSLDGGDSITRLTPPGSVDFSPAVSKSGKFVAVASYESRSWGGEFHELHTAIVVFKSSDPNRRVVVAGRGGWPSWSGDSTVFFHRKADDGWWSIFKVEIPEKLDSSVSSVSPVPIRVTPAGLHCFTPAALNDSKRLAVATRRADSKFRHIEIFNSESDEFIPITQKLNPDFHHYNPFISPDSNSIGYHRFRGESAQSELTIPYLDPVISPIKELRMIRINGSFPTPSPDGDLIAFNPNFNGLQIIKSDGSKCWTVLKDRTAFYNSWSPSEKNVIYTSLGPIFGEVTVTVQIARITINSDDLNSGDGDEVASEVKILTKDDTGNNAFPACSPDGKFLVFRSGRSGHKNLYIIDAVNGEFDGELRRLTDGPWIDTMPSWSPTGDLIVFSSNMHNPKNTEAFSIYVIRPDGSGLRRVHVAGPEGSSDVGRERINHVCFSRDGEWLLFTANLSGVTAEPVSFPNQFQPYGDLFVVRLDGTGLRRLTWNGYENGTPTWYYGSELALYGLSLKDEVVGEKLKGEFDEPLWITFD